The sequence below is a genomic window from Glycine max cultivar Williams 82 chromosome 20, Glycine_max_v4.0, whole genome shotgun sequence.
tgtcatcagataaagcggatcatcaaccttcggatcgggcttcggaggtggttttgccggagacacaactacctgttcatgaaacaaagttaaatagcctaatttgaggcacgcttaatgaattaatttaaaaagaagaaacatatagtaaggacaataagtacctgctgtgataaagatttgaccagatgtgtcggccaagcaaggaaggtgtgaagtgcctgccccactaaggaaacctcatcagtgggtacaggaactggagcatctgcatctgtaacctcctccacactcacctttacttggccaggcaacaaaggagtgttatgaacaacagtggatccctcataaactctcccaaTGGCAACCAGGCaggcaggatctgcttctatgtacaagccgcacctatcagagtcacccgtctcaggatcgtttcttgagggatcaacacaactcccctttgtgctcactcgaggaccggagggaccaaccagaggctcaggaggcactgcaagtccctgagattgcatctgcgactgaagCTGGGACTGCATGTGGCTGAAGGATTCCATGACCTGCCTtgtcactttctctgtgatggactcctctagctggtccctgatttgctggGTCAGTTGCTGCaattcgtcaggaggcagggaggaagcgctGCGTGACATCCGTGGAGCTGATctaaagtattgcttgatggtgacaccggctccagcatcacggacacgtccagggtgctctagacatccaatagcagcggtgagaacatcctgacgtctatgggggacgaacgatccctgtgtggcctgctccttagaggaatcctgcacagaaaacacacagtggtatatggcattctcaaaatattgaaatataattgtaatggttagttgaaaatgacttacaatcttctcagcgatttcctttgcggcctcagtcgtcatctcccctgtcttcttcgtgcgggccatcttccacttcacgtggcgtctgaccggggatAGAGGGTTGATGATGCCATCAACGCTTcttgactgtgcagcttcctccagcttcttctttgtcttctcagccaggagcttctgctccaaataatcataacccccacgagacaaaatgTGGGGGacagtattctgcttctggatggcctgtgccttcttgcacacatcctgaaaaaactaaacaataatgtttgaaatgggtagaatgaagtataacaacatcatgttttttgaaaaacaacttaaatggcaaggaacatacctcccaagaagggtctctgcaagtctggcaaaactgggctcacttttccttgctgatgccgtatttctcacagacaatgtcctcgacaccgtcctgatcggctgtaagggcccatttcctcgtgaggtttgatttaaattgcctccatctctccccaACGGTCTgcagtaacttccttttcgtcctactgtgagaagcctctgggatatcaaattccgcctgacaacatcaaataaattttatttgttacaataatatattttttggctattaattaaaaaaatcaaataagaaaagaaaaatacctgaatatcctcccaaatcaggtccttctgagcagtagggacctctttCCAGTTCTAGTAGgtgacgtccaccttatcacgtgccacaatccccaaatatgttcttaatttcttcctgtggggaccgtcggccttcccaatagcaggatcaacatgcaccactggtctctcagcaccaggtggtctagtggacaacgatcgtagacgTGAGACTTTGTGTGTCTGCTTCATGGCAGACGGCGAAGACGATGCGTCCGAAGGAGGAGGAGaaagaggagaaggaggaggaggaggattgGAGGCAGGTgtagaacccatgatcttttatacaataacatacagaaacatacaaaataggattaatcaaaagaggatcagtcataagttttttttttggaaggcaaaagtataatattattaataaaacataacagtaccagaggtactgaggAGATCAAATACAAGACACCCAAGGTGCCACCTTCCAAAAACATAAAACCCAAGAAAACCCCACCATTgaaggagacaagacaaattaaccaaaggactccgAAAGATTGGTAGACCAATGGTTAAATAAAGTATTGAAACCTTTCTTAGTAGCTTTTAACCAAGACCAAGCAAGAAATAAAGCATCATCCATGACTTTGGGAGGGTCAAAAGGGGTGCCCTGAAAGTGAtttagttgtgctttttaattgtgatttggggCAACCGTGTTATAAAAAGTCTCTTACATGTAATCAAAAGTCAATGTATGCttgatggaatataaatactatatctttagaaatacacatgtacatggcatccttaggacttcatccagctgatgtttgtcgtcagtttcatcatccaccacccttttcttctctgccttctcacgtttgttgttgttaaacccatatttatgccttcttcccttaatgtcttgttttatcacaactttagccgaatttcctatcttcagcacagttgaatctcctgtcttattctccaatgacacactttgatggcctgtatctcttttcttcgtatgttctagtggTTTAGCTTCcgaatgcatagagcaatctgaattttccagtgatcaccaaaggcttctgcatcagcattgacatTCTCTACcatctttggtttatgcttctgtgttgcattccgtgcttcctccttataattctcggatttattggaggtctcactagaaggatcagcaccaatccgtgcctgttcctcctttaccagctcaatatctttcgtttcacctttgcttttgtaaactacactataatttacaaaacaaaagttgaaaggaaagatattgagctggtagacgaggaagaagcacagattggtgttgatcgttctagtgcaacctTTAATAAATATGAGATTTATATGGAGGAAGCACGGAATgcaacacagaagcataaaccaaagagggtggagagtgtcaatgctgatgcagaagcctttggtgatcactagaaaattcaaattgctttacgcattctgaagctgaagcactagaacatacaaagaaaagagatacaggccatcaaagtgtgtcattggagcataagacaggagattcaactctGCTGAAGATAAGAgattcggctaaagttgtgataaaacaagacatgaagggaagaaagcataaatatgggtttaccaacaataaacgtgagaagacagagaagaaaagggtggtggatgatgaaactggcgacaaacatgagctgtATAAAGTCCTAAGGATACCATCTAAAAGAAAATACCGATGcctcaatcagagaaaaatgtagcTATCATTTACTTGCTTTGGTGACCGctgtctctgcagaaaattacattagatgatgttaatcaattctccttcatcatgatcatttcgattagcatgaacgtcgtcagcttcttcttctccgacaacgttaagagtgatttgagcggtcaaaggactaacataggtgtccatgtatgaatcatcatcttctacattaacaccaattgttttacCCTGCAGAACCacacaccacctttcatcacaagggtcttgcacgtaaaatacttgtctagcttgttctgccatgatgaaagggtcattgtggtaaccaagtttctttaggtctaccaacgtaaatcctatatcattgGCACACACACcagtgttgctgtcaacccatttacttttgaaaacacataccataaatttcacatagttaagctcccaaatttcatcaatgaacccaaagtaagggatggaaggtacacagggattggcgtcattgacacttgcgaagtgttgagattcagcccttagggtgaccctgttgttctgcattgtacttttgtgtaaaatgaatacctaTTTATGCcgtatccttgccaggttataacatttcttttaggcccatctgctagctttcttaatgtttccgaagcattctcatctgcaaagattgtatctttaaaccaatcacagaaagtcttgttatgctttttcaacacccaattctttgacattttcggattattctgtttgactaaagcttcatgcttaactatgtatggaaaaacttcattactatttttcaagacatacaagtgagcttgtaacaaatcttctacacttggagtgatcacatgcagtcctcttgaacccttaccacccactctgtcatcatgccgagactcaggaagcccaacaggtttagccttctctaagtattctaaacaaaattcaatggcttcttctgcaatgtaccactctacaatagatgcttcaggatgatatagattctttgtatacccttttaagatcttcatgtatcgctcaaccgggtacatccatcGTAGATAAATAGGACCAcatcatttgatttctctgaccagatgcacaatcaagtgaatcatgatgtcaaagaaagcagggggaaaatacatctctaaCTGGCACAgaataattgcggcctcattttccaactcatcaaacttgactggatcaatgactttgctacatatagcatggaagaaaaagcacatgCGAGTTATTGCTAACCTGAATTTGTTTGGCatgatgtctcgtatagccacggctaacaattgttgcatgagcacgtgacaatcgtgagactttaaccctacaagcttaagctccttcaactacacaaggctcttaatatttgaagagtatccttgtggaacctttacccgacgaagacactgacaaaaacttatcttctccttcttggacaaagtatggcaggctgggggcaagtaaattttcttcccatcagaccttggatgcaactgtgatcgtatacccatatcagctagatcttgactggtattcaagccatccttcatcttgccttgaatgttaaggagcgtcccaaccacactgtcacaaacatttttcttcatatgcataacatcaatacaatgtctaacgtcaagatcacaccagtacggaagatcaaagaaaatggacctcttcttccatatgcaactctgacttttatccttcttttgggtcttcccaaatacagtattcaggtgttgaacccgctgatatacctactcaccagtcaacggtatcggcgcaatatcatgctcttgacttccattaaaagcttttttagtcgtctgtaaggatgattgggtgttagaaagcggtGATGCCTACTATAgactatttttcttccatgtttaagttgtatgtaacttgtgttttcttcgcagatggggcatgcatgatgacccttaacactgtaaccatTAAGAtttccatatgctggaaagtcattaatggtacaaaaaagcattgcacacaTTTTGAATGTCTCTttgcgaaacgcatcaaacactacaaccccctcgtcccacaactttctcagatcttcaaccaacggacttagataaacatcaatgtcatttcctggctgtcttgggcccgatatcatcatagacaaaatcatgtatttttgcttcatgcacaaccaagaaggcaaattgtaaattactagcagaactggccatgaactgtgttgagtgcttaacatgccatatggattcattccatcactggctagtccaagtcgaagatttcttggctctttcccgaaattcggatacaaaccatcaatcttcttccactacgagcaatcagccggatgacggaccattccatcagaaatccttccatttgcatgccatgtaaggtcttttgcgtcatcctcattagaaaaaagacgcttaaaccttggaatgattggaagataccacaaaaccttcgctggggggcccttgttggagttttcatcagaactgctttcctcttcatccttcactttgtaccgtgaagtcccacagatagggcatttcgacatttcttggaattcatgcctgtacagtatgcaatcgttggggcaagcatgaatcttttgatactccatacccatcggacacaatatctttttcgccttatagtaactttcAGGAAAcatgttgtcctctggaagcagattgtgcactacctcaagtagtgaggtgaaacttttgtcactccacccatacctggccttcacattaaccagacttaacacagcggacaacagggttaaggaattcttgcaccctgcattcaaaggcttctttgaatcactatgcaatccttcatacacaggggcgtgtgcttgctggaaagacttttgtccaaggtcacgaatcatgtcctccaaccgatctcccatttctacatcaaacggttcagattgggacccactcttcttaatcccatcacacaatagatggtcccgtatgtcatcaagtagttgtcgtcttccattcaaaaagttgatgcaaggacaataatattttccttcttcattcagtcgacctctttctgaagcaaattgaaAGAACTAttcgacgccatcctcatattctgggctcatgcgactttcattcatccaacttcgatccatctaagcaattccatgcatgaaaatatcacttttttatttataggtgtggccctatcccatttaggaaaactgtcttttatgttagcttcaaacgtcagggttaccattatttacattaatttgactaaatttcgatagcatttcgcattggtctccaagtacacgacatgacatcggtgaaatgaatttcccgataatcaagtatgcactcagagaacaatttgaaatgcattgaaccaaaatttaatcaaattaatgaaaataataataaccttcacgaatgaatctaacataaaaataccagtctccccaaactgtccaaatggagaattcaagactaaatacaatgactaatgcaataTGTCTGCAAGAGTCATTACATTCAGTCtcaaatgggaatctaaggttcactcagcatgaacaacagttgtttatatagcaaattacactgatcatatacaagaacatacaaaaggtaaaattcaaTTACAGGCAAATATAGACATCAACAGTTGTTTATGTATCTAATTTAAAATGCTGGGTTTGAagggtgcttatgctttattattgtagttgggtatatgtgtgtgtgggtgtgtctGTGGTTCCTTCAGGTTTGACACTGCACAAACTCTTGTGTCAAGGTTCCTTcaggttttttcttttttcgaggACGAGGGTGAGAGCCCCGTCGAGTCTGATGAAACAAAAGTCCAAACTTGGAGCAGCCAACATTATAGGAACGAACCTgtggttgttgttgctgctccACGATTGCAAAAATATTCTACTTTTGATGACCAGAGTGGGGAGAAGCCTCTGCTTTTGCCCATTCGAAGCTTGAAATCTCGCTTATCTGAAGAAGATATTGATGTTCAATCTCTGAACATGTCAATGAGTTCTAAAAGATTTTCAAGCTATTCGAATAGAAAAGCAGAAGTTAAAGCTGTTGATGCTGATGATGTCGATGCTGAAGTTCAGTCTCAAAAGAGGTCAACATCTTCCAAAAGATTTTCAAGCAATTCAAATAGAAACACAAAAGTTGAAGGTTCTAGAGCTGAGAACAAGAAGAAAGAGAGTGTGGTGCTTCCTTCTCCCATTCCATGGCGTTCAAGATCAGGAAGATTGGAACATAAGCAAGAAGAATTTGATGAAGCCTCTAACATGATGTTTCCTTCTTCAAAGGAGGAATCTCACCCTGTGAAGTCTCAACCTTCTTGCGCTTCTTCACGAGACAATTCCGtgtctttttctccttcttgtGGAATTTGACGATGATGATGACGATGATGACACAAAAATCGAGGAcctgtagacaaaggatcaagctgaatgttttgatgatgccaaaggattacatgaatcatatgcttctcaaagattgacaaagcaattagagatattcaagatggatgatcaagacagtctatagagtcttagaaaggatattaaataggaagggaattccaattgaaatcgcaaaaggtttggccaagaattttaagttaaaaaagtctttttcaacaaatttactctctggtaatcgattaccagaggaggtaatcgattaccagtggccaaaactgatttacaacagctattaaaatttgaattcaaaatttgcactatgtaatcgattacacatatatggtaatcgattaccagtagtttctgaacgttttaattcaaattttaaagagtgtaatcgattacacacttattgtaatcgattaccagaggagtttttcagaaaacattctcaacagtcacatctttttatgtggttattgaatggctatcataggcctatatatatgtgacttgagacacgattttGACAGAGTTTTtgagaacaacaagtgtttatcctctcaaagagcaaaaataattctatcctcttaaaaattccttggccaattcaattgcaattcattaaggaattatttgagtgctcaatctgtaaaatctatctctttctagagagattcattcttcttcttcttctcattctctaagggattaaaagaccgtgggtctcttgttgtaaaggaattctaaacacaaaggaaggattgtccttgtgtgtttagaacttgtaaaaggaatttacaagatagtggaactctcaagcgggttgcttggggactggacgtaggcacaagggtgtggccgaaccagtataaatctgagtttgcactttctcttcccttaatctcctttgtttattattgctttatattcatattcaaattgttttacttgaattaatatttaataagttcattgttaagtgaatttataacttgaaaagaaagtgaaatagattttaattggggaagtagtttggaatatcttaattcaacccccccccttcttaagatatctgaggccacttgtctaacaagtggtattagagcttcattcttgtataaagtttagaagcttcaagaaaaagatggccttaGCAAACTCCTTATTtacagaagggaattctatcaatagacctccaatctttaatggagagggttaccattactggaaaacccgaattcaaatttttattgaggcaatagacctaaatatttgggaagccatagaaataaggccttatatacccaccacagtagaaagaattacaatagatggcagttcatcaagtgaaagtataactatagaaaaacctagagatagatggtctgaagaggatagtaaacgagtacaatacaatttaaaagccaaaaacataataacatctgccttgggaatggatgaatatttcagggtttcaaattgtaagagtgctaaggaaatgtgggacactcttcgattaacacatgaaggaactacagatgttaaaagatctaggataaatgcactaactcatgagtatgaattatttagaatgaatgcaaatgaaaatattcaaagcatgcaaaagagatttacacatatagtaaatcatctagcagccttaggtaaagaatttcaaaatgaggatctcataaacaaggtgttaagatgtttaagtagagaatggcaacccaaagtaacggccattactgaatcaagagatttgtctatcatgtcccttgccactttatttggaaagttgcaggaacacgagatggaattattgagattacaccaacatgaagaaaatgacaagaaaaagaaaggaattgctcttaaagcatcatcctcaattcaagaagaaagtgatcaggaaaatgatccagatgatgatgatgatctaagtctttttgtaaaaagattcaacaagtttcttaaagtaagaggaaatcagaggcgacccaattttaaatcaaagagaaggacagaaacttcatcatctactttaaaatgctttgaatgtaatcaacctggacatctaagggttgattgtcccatcttcaagaaaaagatggagaaatctgaaaagaaaaatcttagtgaaaagaaactgaagaaagcatacatcacatgggatgaaaatgatatggaaacttctgaagattcagaaaatgaagagataaatctctgccttatggctaaaagttacgaaagtgatgaaaaggtaacatcttcaaataaattatctatttcttttgatgaattgcaagaagcATTTGCTGAtatgcataaagaatcaattaaacttgcaaaattagtttcatcttcaaagaaaacaatttcaaatttagaaaatgaaatctcaaaattaaacaaagaattagatcatcttagaaatgaagtctcaatttctaaaacaaatgaaaaagttaatatctccactatttctgacaagaaactATTAGatccttgtagttgttgtgaaaaatatgaa
It includes:
- the LOC102670267 gene encoding uncharacterized protein; this translates as MWLKDSMTCLVTFSVMDSSSWSLICWVSCCNSSGGREEALRDIRGADLKYCLMTAKTMRPKEEEKEEKEEEEDWRFDTAQTLVSRFLQVFSFFEDEGESPVESDETKVQTWSSQHYRNEPVVVVAAPRLQKYSTFDDQSGEKPLLLPIRSLKSRLSEEDIDVQSLNMSMSSKRFSSYSNRKAEVKAVDADDVDAEVQSQKRSTSSKRFSSNSNRNTKVEGSRAENKKKESVVLPSPIPWRSRSGRLEHKQEEFDEASNMMFPSSKEESHPVKSQPSCASSRDNSVSFSPSCGI